A single genomic interval of Anthonomus grandis grandis chromosome 17, icAntGran1.3, whole genome shotgun sequence harbors:
- the LOC126746378 gene encoding uncharacterized protein LOC126746378 has protein sequence MNILTENRKGLKSSILLKCKMCNLEKYLNLFTQDESETCMDINAAAALATISTGIGFTAAEEFMAILDVPFMSPNTDQQHYEFVGEKIRETAWKAMEEAAQEESLLAKESGEVDQYNRPCITAVADGAWSKRSYNVNYDAASGFACVIGQRTGKLFLGIRNKYCSFCAYASAKNMEVIPDHTCYKNWSNTSISMESEIIVEGFRKSIDMYNIIYKRLVGDGDSSVYKKLIEARPYENLHVEKIECRNHLLRNFCSKLREISSKFIYE, from the exons ATGAACATTTTAACGGAAAATAGAAAAGGcttaaaaagttcaattttactAAAGTGCAAAATGtgcaatttagaaaaatacctCAATCTGTTTACTCAAGATGAGTCTGAAACATGCATGGACATAAATGCCGCAGCAGCCTTAGCAACCATTTCAACGGGTATTGGATTTACTGCCGCGGAAGAATTTATGGCCATACTGGATGTTCCTTTTATGTCTCCAAATACAGATCAGCAGCACTATGAGTTTGTGGGAGAAAAGATAAGGGAAACGGCTTGGAAAGCAATGGAGGAAGCCGCACAAGAAGAGAGTTTATTGGCCAAAGAATCAGGAGAAGTAGACCAATATAATCGCCCCTGTATCACTGCTGTGGCTGATGGTGCTTGGAGCAAAAGGTCTTATAATGTTAATTATGATGCTGCTTCAGGATTT gcTTGTGTAATTGGACAGAGGACCGGAAAACTTTTTCTTGGAATCCGAAATAAATACTGCAGCTTTTGTGCATACGCCAGTGCCAAAAACATGGAAGTCATTCCAGATCATACATGTTATAAGAACTGGTCAAATACATCCATAAGTATGGAATCCGAGATAATTGTGGAAGGATTTCGAAAAAGTATTGacatgtataatattatttataaaagactTGTTGGAGATGGTGACAGTAGCGTCTATAAAAAACTGATCGAGGCTCGCCCATATGAAAATTTACATGTGGAGAAAATTGAGTGCAGGAATCATTTATTGAGAAATTTTTGCTCCAAATTGCGTGAAATATCTAGTAAGTTTATTTACGAATAA